The Eikenella corrodens genome segment GGCGTGTTCTTCTTCGTATTTGGCGGGGGTGGCGGAGACGAAGACGGTTTGCGGCATGACTTTTTCAAATTCGTGGAATTTGAGCGGGCGGTTGTCGCGGGCGGAAGGCAGGCGGAAGCCGTAGTCCACGAGGTTTTGTTTGCGCGATGCGTCGCCTTTGTACATGCCGCCGATTTGGGTAACGGTAACGTGGCTTTCGTCGATGAACATGATGGCGTTGCTTGGCAGGTAGTCCATCAGCGTGGGCGGCGGTTCGCCTTCTTTTTTGCCGGAGAAGTGGCGGGAGTAGTTTTCGATGCCTTTGCAGAAGCCCATTTCGTAGAGCATTTCGAGGTCAAAGCGGGTGCGCTGTTCGATGCGTTGCTGTTCGACAGGGCGTTGTTCGCGGGCGAAAAATTCGATGCGTTCGCGCAATTCTTCTTTGATGGACTCGCAGGCGCGCACTACGGTGTCGCGCGGGGTAACGTAGTGGCTGGACGGGAAGACGGTGTAGCGGCCGACGCGTTGGTGCAGGCTGCCTGAAAGCGGGTCGAACATATCGAGGCGGTCGATTTCGTCATCAAACAGGCTGATGCGCAGGGCGTTTTCGGAGCTTTCGGCGGGGTACACGTCAATCACGTCGCCTCGCACGCGGAAGCTGCCGCGTTTGAAATCCAAATCCCCGCGTTCGTACTGCATGGAAACGAGCGTGGCGATGATGTCGCGCTGCTCGATGGTGTCGCCTTCTTTGACGGACAATACCATTTGTTGATACTCGGTCGGGTCGCCGATACCGTAAATGGCGGACACGGTGGCGACGATAATCACGTCGTCGCGCGTCATCAGATTTTTGGTGGCGGAAAGGCGCATCTGCTCGATGTGTTCGTTGATCGCGCTGTCCTTTTCGATGAACAAATCGCGGCTGGGCACATAGGCTTCGGGCTGGTAATAGTCGTAGTAGGAGACGAAATATTCCACCGCGTTTTCAGGGAAAAACTCGCGCATTTCGGCGTAGAGCTGGGCGGCAAGGGTTTTGTTGTGCGCCATGATAATGGCGGGGCGGCCGCTTTGGGCGATGACGTTCGCCATGGTGTAGGTTTTGCCCGAACCGGTTACGCCGAGCAGGGTTTGATAGGCAAGGCCGTCTGAAAGCCCTTCGAGCAGGCCGGCAATGGCGGTCGGCTGGTCGCCTGCGGGCGGGAAGGGTTGGTGGAGTTTGAATGGGGAATTGGGGTATTGGATGATGTCCATGAGGCTACCTGAAAAAAGCGCGGGCAAAGGTGGAATTATAACGCTAATGCGTGTGCTTGCTGCTGGGTGGCTGGGGAAGTTTCAGGTAGCCTTTTGTGGCAGGGTAGGGCGGCAACGGGGTAGGGCGGTATTGTTATGCTGCCGGCTCAGTTCCTACACAGCTAAAACCGCAGCCCGGCTTTGCTAGCATCCGATTTTCAGGTAGCCTTTGCGGCTGGATACAAACAAGGAGTTTCCCATGAGCAATATCCGCCCTTATTTGGATACCGTGCCGCAGGTGCATGGCAGTTGTTATCTCGATCCGCTGTGCTTGGTGGCGGGGGATGTGGTGTTGGCCGAGGAGGTGTCGGTATGGCCGTTTGCCGTATTGCGCGGGGATGTGAACAGCATCCGTGTGGGGCGGGGCAGCAATATTCAAGATCATGTGATGCTGCATGTGAGCCACAAAACGGACAGCAAGCCGGAGGGTTCGCCGCTGATCATCGGCGAGGATTGCACCATCGGCCATCATGTTACGCTGCACGGCTGCACCGTTGGCAACCGCGTGTTGGTGGGAATGGGCAGTATTGTGTTGGATGATGCGGTGATTGAAGATGATGTGATGATTGGGGCGGGTAGCTTGGTGCCGCCGCGCAAACGGCTGGAAAGCGGCTATTTGTATGTGGGTTCGCCGGTGAAACAAGTGCGGCAGCTTACGGCGGAGGAGCTGGCGTTTCTGCCGTATTCGGCGGCGCATTATGTGCGGGTGGCAGAGGGGCATAAGGCGGGCAGCTGATGTTAGCTTCACAGTAACTTGTCTTCTTCGGCCGCTTCATTTTCATTTTGCGGAAGTATGGCTTTCAGGTAGCCTGCTGTGCCGTAGAGGCTACCTGAAAATCATTGTGCTATTGTTTAAAATATTTGTTTGTATTCAATTGGATGAAAGGAAAAGTCATGAAAGCAACATATCGTTTGGCCGCTGCGGCGGTGTTGGCTGTCCTGTTGTCGGCTTGTGGCGTCGGGGTGGGAGTGAGTGGCGGTAACGGCCACGTGGGTGCGCGCGGCTCGGTGGATTTGGGCAACGGCAATAGCAGTGTGACGCCTTATGGCAAAGTGGGCGTGGGGGTGGAAATAACACGTTAGGCGTGGCTACCTGAAAGCCCTGCTTCAAGCAAGCTAAAATGCGCCCTTTGTCGCAAATGTGAGTTTCGGTATATTGCCGTTGTGTTATTTGAAATATTTTCAGGTAGCCTTTGCTGCCAGATTGTGTTCAATCCATGACAAGGAACATCATGAAAAAACACCTGCTCGTCATCCTGCTGGCGCTGGCTGCCCCCGCCACCTTGGCCGCGCCTTATCAGCCGCTGAACTTGCAAAGCTTGGTGAGTGGCAGCCCCGAGCATCCGCCGATTAATGTGAATATGCCTGCCGTGCAGCGTGCGTTCGATAATTTGGCCGCACACGCGGCGGAATACCCCGTGCAGTTCGACAACGATGCCGACCGCCGCCGCGCCATCGCCGATTTGCAGCCTTTGGGCGTGCTGCTCGACAGCCTCGTGCAAAACAACACGCCGCGTGCCGGTGCCGCGCCCAGCCAAGGGTACTTGGTGCTCCTGCAAATGCGCGCCCGCCTCAACTGGATGGGGCACAACCTCGACCAGGCAGGCTATGCCGAACGCGCCGAAGCCGACTACGCCCGCCTGCTTGCCCTCGCTCCGGCCGCCGCCAAACCCGCCGTGCAGGGCGAATTCGGTAATTTCCTCGCTTCCAGCGCCCGCATGGAACGCGCCATCCCCATGCTGCACGCCGCCTACCAAGCCGGTCATCAAGAAAGCGGCCGGGATTTGGCCACTGCTCTTTTAACGCAAAATAAACGCAGCGAAGCCCTGCCGCTGCTGCGCGAATATGTGCGCAACTTCCCGCAAGACCAAAAAGGCCGGGCCATCCTCAATGCGGTGGAACAGGGCAGGGTGGAAACGCACGCGGTGTATCCAAGCCATTTGCAGCGCATGCCTAAGCAGCATCGGCATTAAAATTGCATTGGGATTACATGCCAAACAGGCTACCTGAAAATCTTCAGGTAGCCTGTTTGCCGAGAAGGGCATAGAATTTTGCCCACCCCAACACAGGAGAACACCATGCCGCAGAGTCCCCCGAAAATCTACACCGCCGCCCAGATGCGCGAGCGCGAACAGGCTGCTGTGGCGGCCGGCACCAGCTTTTTGCAGCTGATGGAAAATGCCGGGCAGGCCGCCGCTGCCGATTTGCTGCGCCGGTTTCCCATACCCGGCCGCGCCCTCTTGGTGTGCGGCAAAGGCAATAACGGCGGCGATGCGCTGGTGATTGCCCGCGTGTTGCAGCAGCACGGCTGGCAGGCCGATATTGTGCTGCTCTTGGGTACGGTACTGTCGGATTTGGCCGAAGCCAACCGCCAACGACTTCAGGGGGTGGATGGTATCCGCTTCCTGCCGGTTGAGGCACTGCCTGCCGCGCTGGAGCAAGGCTACGGCCTGATTATCGACGGCATTTTCGGTACCGGTTTTTCAGGTAGCCTGCCTCCCGAGGCCGCCGAAAGCTGTCGTCTGCTCAACCGCGCTGCCGGCTGCAAAGTGGCGCTCGATATCCCCACCGGCCTCAATGGCGACACCGGAGAAGCCGCCGCCGACACCTTCCGCGCCAACCTCACCTACGCCTTCGCTGCGCTCAAACCCGCCCACGCCGGTCCCGCCGCACAGCAGTGGTGCGGCGAGATTGTGTGTTTGGATATCGGGATCGATTAGGCAAGAGGGCGAAATGCTCAAGCGGAGGAAGGCTACCTGAAAGGCCAGCCTCAACCAGATTAAAAACCGTTCTGCATTTAAAACGTATAGCCGGTTTGCAGCTCTTCGTCGCCTACCAACTCGAGCAAGAGCGCATAGAGCGGGGCGAGTTCGCGGTAGCGGCGGGCGGTACGGCGCAAATAGTTGAGGAAGCGGGGGATTTCGGGGCGGTATTTGCCTTTGCCGTCGCGGTGCCACAGGCGGGCGAAAATGCCGGCCACTTTCAAGTGCCGCTGCACGCCCATCCATTCGAAATCGCGGTAGAAACGGTCGAAATCGGCAGGTACGGGCAGGCCGGCGGCACGGGCTTTTTCCCAGTAGCGCACGGCCAGGTCGATTACAAACTCTTCTTCCCATTCGATAAATGCGTCACGCAGGAGGGAGACCAGATCGTAAGTAATCGGGCCGTAGAGCGCGTCTTGGAAATCCAGCACGCCGGGGCGGCCCGGGGTGAGCATCAGGTTGCGTACGATGAAATCGCGATGCACATACACTTGCGGCTGGGCGGTAAGCACGGGCAGGAGGGTGTCGAGCGTTTGCTGCCACAGCTGTTGCTGTTTGAAGTTCAAGCTTTTGCCCAGCTCTTTGGCCATAAACCAATCGGGGAACAGCTGCATTTCCCGGCGCATCACGGCTTCGTCGTATTCAGGTAGTACGCCGGGGCGGCTGGATTTTTGCAGTTCAATCAGCGTGTCGAGCGCATCCAAAAGCAGGGCGCGTTGCACTTCGGGGCGGGTGTCGTGTTCCAGTGCGGCCAAGTAGGGCACTTTGCCGAAGTCTTCCAAGGCGGCGAAACCGTGTTCGATATCGTGATGGAACACTTGCGGCACGTGCACGGCGGCAAAAATCTCGCGCACGCGCAAATAAGGCTCGATGCTCATTTTGTCGGGTGGTGCGTCCATGCAGACCACGCTCTCGCCGTTTTCGAATACGGCGCGGAAATAGCGGCGGAAATCGGCATCCGCTGCGGCGAAGGAAAGGGTGAAACTCCGCTGCGGATAACGTTTCTGCAGCCAGTTTTGCAATTCTTTTTCTCGTTCCATGATGTTTTTCGGGTTAAAATATGCGCCATTTTAAACCCGCTGTGAAAAATTGGGGTGATTCTTTGTCTTGCTTTTTCCGATTGAGCCCGATGGCGGCCGCTGTGTTGGCCGGTTTGAGCCTGCCGGCTCTGCTGCAGGCCGAGCCGTTGTCGCTGGCGGCAGAGGGCGGTGCGGCCTGCCACCGGCCGGACGCGCCCAAACAGATGATTGCGCCGGTGAAAACCAGCGGCGAAGGCGCATTGGCCGAAGGTGCCACCCGCGTGAATGCCGACCGTGTGATCGGTCAGAGCGATGTGCGCGTACGTGCCGAGGGCGATGTGGTGGTGGAGCGTGGCAACCAGGTGCTTAATGCGCAATGGATTGACTACAATCAGCCGCAAGATACCGTGCAGGCTGGCGACCGCTTCACCTTGGAGCAGAGCGGCGGGCGCGTGAGCGGCGAGAGCCTGCGTTATAAGATGGACACCCGCCAGGGTGAGGCCACCAATGCCCGCTTTGAAGCCGAAAGCAGCAGCGGCCGCCGCCTGCAGGGTACCAGCCAAACCCTGCGTATGGACGGCGAAAACCGTTATCGACTGGAAAACGGCCGCTTCAACACGTGTAATCCGGGCGATGAGAGCTGGTATATCCGTGCCAAAAGCATTGAAGCGGACTACGAGCGCAATGTCGGCGTGGCGCGCAATGCCTCGCTGGTGGTGGGTGGTGTGCCGCTGTTTTACACGCCGTGGATTGATTTTCCGCTCAACGGCAACCGCAAAAGCGGCTTTTTAGTGCCCACCTTTAAAGCCGGCTCCGATGGTGTGGAAATCACTACCCCCTATTATTTCAACTTAGCTCCAAGCTACGACTTCACGCTCACCCCCAAGCTCTATAGCCGGCGTGGCCTGCAGCTGGCCGGTCAGTTCCGCTATCTGCAGCCCAAATACCAGGGCGACATCAGCTTGGCCGTGCTGCCCGCAGACCAACTCAGCCAACACGACACCCGCAGCAAAATCGATTGGGACCACCAACACCAATTCAGCCGCACCCTCAGCGGTGGTGTGGATTTCCACCAAGTATCCGATGACGACTACTACCGCGATTTCTACAACCGCACCGACATCGCCGCCAATGTCAACCTCAACCGACAGCTGTGGCTGCGCCACCAAACCGAATTGTGGACCGGCCGCTTCGACAGCTATGCCACCGTGCAGAAATACCAAACCCTGGCCAATGCCGACGGCTACAAAGGCGACCAACCTTATTCCCTGTTGCCGCGCCTAAGCAGCCAATGGCAGAAGCGTTTCGGTATCGTCAACTTCCAAATGTTTGGCCAATACAGCAACTTCCGCCACGATAGCAAACAGGAAGGCAGCCGTTTGGTGCTTAACCCCAGTGTAAGCGCGGAATTCAACCGCAGCTGGGGCTATGTCCGACCCAAGCTTGGCTTGCACGCCACTTATTACAACCTAGACAGCCATAACGGCGCGCAGGCACACAATTTCAGCCGTATATTGCCCACCTTCAGTGTGGATAGCGGCATGGTGTTTGAGCGGCCAGCCAGCTGGCAGGGGCGTGATTATGTGCAAACCTTAGAGCCGCGCCTGTTCTACACCTACATCCCCACCAAGCAGCAAAACGATATTCCGCTGTTCGATACTGCCGAAAACAGTTTCAATTACAGCCAACTATTCCGCGAGAACCGTTTCTCCGGCCACGACCGCATCAACGCTGCCAACTTCCTCACCATGGCGGTGCAAACCCGCCTGTATGATGCCCGGAATGGCGCAGAGCGTTTCTCCGCCGGCCTTGGCCAGCG includes the following:
- the uvrB gene encoding excinuclease ABC subunit UvrB, which codes for MDIIQYPNSPFKLHQPFPPAGDQPTAIAGLLEGLSDGLAYQTLLGVTGSGKTYTMANVIAQSGRPAIIMAHNKTLAAQLYAEMREFFPENAVEYFVSYYDYYQPEAYVPSRDLFIEKDSAINEHIEQMRLSATKNLMTRDDVIIVATVSAIYGIGDPTEYQQMVLSVKEGDTIEQRDIIATLVSMQYERGDLDFKRGSFRVRGDVIDVYPAESSENALRISLFDDEIDRLDMFDPLSGSLHQRVGRYTVFPSSHYVTPRDTVVRACESIKEELRERIEFFAREQRPVEQQRIEQRTRFDLEMLYEMGFCKGIENYSRHFSGKKEGEPPPTLMDYLPSNAIMFIDESHVTVTQIGGMYKGDASRKQNLVDYGFRLPSARDNRPLKFHEFEKVMPQTVFVSATPAKYEEEHAGQVVEQVVRPTGLVDPQIIIRPVATQVDDLMSEINDRIQKGERVLVTTLTKRMAEQLTDYYSELGIKVRYLHSDIDTVERVEIIRDLRLGLFDVLVGINLLREGLDIPEVSLVAILDADKEGFLRSHRSLIQTIGRAARNVNGVAILYADKITDSMKAAIDETERRREKQIKFNEEHGIVPQQIKKQVKDIIDGVYHEEDGGKGRLKGKNKVKVSEIHNEEDAIKEIAKLEKAMQQAARDLQFEEAAVLRDRIRGIKENLLFGAE
- a CDS encoding gamma carbonic anhydrase family protein: MSNIRPYLDTVPQVHGSCYLDPLCLVAGDVVLAEEVSVWPFAVLRGDVNSIRVGRGSNIQDHVMLHVSHKTDSKPEGSPLIIGEDCTIGHHVTLHGCTVGNRVLVGMGSIVLDDAVIEDDVMIGAGSLVPPRKRLESGYLYVGSPVKQVRQLTAEELAFLPYSAAHYVRVAEGHKAGS
- a CDS encoding NAD(P)H-hydrate epimerase, coding for MPQSPPKIYTAAQMREREQAAVAAGTSFLQLMENAGQAAAADLLRRFPIPGRALLVCGKGNNGGDALVIARVLQQHGWQADIVLLLGTVLSDLAEANRQRLQGVDGIRFLPVEALPAALEQGYGLIIDGIFGTGFSGSLPPEAAESCRLLNRAAGCKVALDIPTGLNGDTGEAAADTFRANLTYAFAALKPAHAGPAAQQWCGEIVCLDIGID
- the amgK gene encoding N-acetylmuramate/N-acetylglucosamine kinase AmgK, coding for MEREKELQNWLQKRYPQRSFTLSFAAADADFRRYFRAVFENGESVVCMDAPPDKMSIEPYLRVREIFAAVHVPQVFHHDIEHGFAALEDFGKVPYLAALEHDTRPEVQRALLLDALDTLIELQKSSRPGVLPEYDEAVMRREMQLFPDWFMAKELGKSLNFKQQQLWQQTLDTLLPVLTAQPQVYVHRDFIVRNLMLTPGRPGVLDFQDALYGPITYDLVSLLRDAFIEWEEEFVIDLAVRYWEKARAAGLPVPADFDRFYRDFEWMGVQRHLKVAGIFARLWHRDGKGKYRPEIPRFLNYLRRTARRYRELAPLYALLLELVGDEELQTGYTF
- a CDS encoding LPS-assembly protein LptD → MRHFKPAVKNWGDSLSCFFRLSPMAAAVLAGLSLPALLQAEPLSLAAEGGAACHRPDAPKQMIAPVKTSGEGALAEGATRVNADRVIGQSDVRVRAEGDVVVERGNQVLNAQWIDYNQPQDTVQAGDRFTLEQSGGRVSGESLRYKMDTRQGEATNARFEAESSSGRRLQGTSQTLRMDGENRYRLENGRFNTCNPGDESWYIRAKSIEADYERNVGVARNASLVVGGVPLFYTPWIDFPLNGNRKSGFLVPTFKAGSDGVEITTPYYFNLAPSYDFTLTPKLYSRRGLQLAGQFRYLQPKYQGDISLAVLPADQLSQHDTRSKIDWDHQHQFSRTLSGGVDFHQVSDDDYYRDFYNRTDIAANVNLNRQLWLRHQTELWTGRFDSYATVQKYQTLANADGYKGDQPYSLLPRLSSQWQKRFGIVNFQMFGQYSNFRHDSKQEGSRLVLNPSVSAEFNRSWGYVRPKLGLHATYYNLDSHNGAQAHNFSRILPTFSVDSGMVFERPASWQGRDYVQTLEPRLFYTYIPTKQQNDIPLFDTAENSFNYSQLFRENRFSGHDRINAANFLTMAVQTRLYDARNGAERFSAGLGQRLYFTRDDVLLDGSRVQRRSGHSDLLAFADGRVNDNIWLNSEVHYDTSQNAAAKYHFGLRYSPEPGKTVGARYQYRRHGEIYDDMYGKVRRADVYFQWPVSRNLYLVGRHSYSFSEHKPVEHLLGMEYISGCGCWSLSAVGQHYVNGVNSSKNAFFLQLRLRDLSSLGNNPFEQIRQSIPGYTNIDEVMRK